A genomic window from Maylandia zebra isolate NMK-2024a linkage group LG20, Mzebra_GT3a, whole genome shotgun sequence includes:
- the tardbpa gene encoding TAR DNA binding protein, like, giving the protein MSELYIRVAEEENEEPMEIPSEDDGTVLLSSVAAQFPGACGLRYRNPETQCMRGVRLVEGVLHPPENDWGNLVYIVNYPKDNKRKMEEIDAATVVKIKRGFQKTSDLIVLGLPWKTTEQDLKDYFSTFGEVIMVQVKRDAKTGNSKGFGFVRFTDYETQTKVIAQRHMIDGRWCDCKLPNSKACPDEPMRSRKIFVGRCTEDMTTDDLRQYFMQYGEVTDVFIPKPFRAFAFVTFADDQVAQALCGEDLIIKGVSVHISNAEPKHNNSRQMMDRGRFGAGGFNQGYGSNRGGLGSGSGGVNFGALGLNPAMVAAAQAALQSSWGMMGMLANQQGLTTTAGTATTTRDQTYSSASTSYSSPNSASLGWAPGTNTASSSGFSSGFGASMESKSSSWGM; this is encoded by the exons ATGTCAGAGCTTTACATTCGGGTGGCTGAGGAAGAAAATGAAGAACCCATGGAGATCCCGTCAGAGGACGATGGCACTGTTTTGCTGTCATCTGTAGCAGCGCAGTTTCCAGGGGCTTGCGGGCTGCGATACAGAAACCCAGAGACCCAGTGCATGAGGGGAGTCCGGCTTGTGGAGGGTGTCCTGCACCCACCGGAGAACGACTGGGGAAACCTAGTGTACATTGTCAATTACCCCAAAG ATAACAAAAGAAAGATGGAGGAAATAGACGCTGCCACAGTTGTGAAAATTAAAAGGGGCTTTCAGAAGACATCAGATCTTATTGTCCTCGGGTTGCCATGGAAAACAACAGAACAAGACCTCAAGGATTATTTCAGTACCTTTGGAGAGGTCATCATGGTGCAG GTGAAGAGAGATGCAAAAACTGGCAATTCAAAAGGTTTTGGGTTCGTCCGGTTCACCGACTACGAGACGCAAACCAAAGTCATCGCTCAGAGACACATGATTGACGGGAGATGGTGTGACTGTAAACTTCCCAATTCAAAG GCATGTCCCGATGAGCCGATGCGCAGCCGTAAAATCTTTGTTGGTCGCTGCACAGAGGACATGACAACCGATGATCTGAGGCAGTACTTCATGCAGTATGGTGAAGTCACAGACGTCTTCATTCCCAAACCTTTCCGGGCGTTTGCTTTTGTCACATTTGCTGATGACCAG GTTGCCCAAGCTCTGTGCGGAGAGGACCTGATCATCAAGGGTGTCAGTGTGCACATCTCCAATGCTGAGCCCAAACACAATAATAGTAGGCAAATGATGGATCGAGGGCGTTTTGGGGCTGGTGGGTTCAATCAGGGCTATGGCAGTAATCGCGGTGGACTAGGCAGCGGTAGCGGAGGGGTTAACTTCGGGGCTCTGGGTCTAAACCCAGCCATGGTCGCGGCTGCTCAGGCAGCGCTGCAGAGCAGTTGGGGAATGATGGGCATGCTGGCTAACCAGCAGGGTCTGACCACAACGGCAGGCACAGCCACTACAACCAGAGACCAGACCTATAGCTCTGCGAGCACCAGTTACAGCAGCCCAAACTCAGCTAGCCTTGGTTGGGCTCCAGGCACTAACACGGCCTCCAGCAGCGGCTTCAGCTCTGGCTTTGGTGCATCTATGGAGTCTAAATCTTCTAGTTGGGGAATGTAG
- the ciroz gene encoding ciliated left-right organizer protein containing ZP-N domains homolog — MDHIRVGILAIFLQCFITKSAFFIQKQEWIQTSAARLTEEDVVCFPEYMEMWMHSARIEEFRVWLSRALSIQANLASLDHLNLQLSACGFSLQNDPDDNYVFRVSYTGCFVRQQNGFNVLTLNLVRRMNRFGSQHHSFTMKCPVMSVVQSREQIRCDPEYVQVIREIPYGNWDNELQWSLCLDDHLLVALEDASLIQMNIDVNVTDIRVQGRRREILRPVNIMENEGEFLDLKLVRDRYAYSMEATCPKVNASTADKTVLHILKRRMGLTRRGTYHNETLTLSDLSVNQTVTFTVHETSEFVTLSIPTARILQTKPCTDDNRLLQPFYRVDAVLTFRETNHKMHWTMESTLPCIG, encoded by the exons ATGGATCACATCAGAGTAGGCATCCTTGCTAT ttttttgcagtgttttatcACAAAGAGCGCATTTTTCATTCAGAAACAAGAATGGATTCAAACTTCTGCAGCAAGATTAACAG AAGAAGATGTGGTTTGCTTTCCTGAATACATGGAGATGTGGATGCACAGTGCAAGAATTGAGgagttcagggtctggctgtCGAGGGCGCTAAGTATCCAAG CCAACCTTGCATCTCTGGACCACCTGAATCTCCAGCTGTCTGCCTGTGGATTCTCACTGCAAAATGACCCCGACGATAACTACGTTTTTAGAGTCAGCTACACCGGGTGTTTTGTTCGGCAGCAG AATGGCTTTAATGTCTTAACATTAAATTTGGTGCGGAGGATGAATCGATTTGGAAGCCAGCATCACAGTTTCACAATGAAGTGCCCTGTGATGTCTGTGGTGCAAAGCAGAGAGCAAATCCGCTGTGACCCTGAATATGTTCAG GTGATCAGAGAAATTCCCTATGGAAACTGGGATAATGAG ctgcagtggtCGCTGTGTCTGGACGATCACCTCCTTGTAGCTCTGGAAGATGCCAGCTTGATTCAGATGAACATTGATGTGAATGTAACAGACATAAGAGTTCAGGGCAGAAGGAGGGAGATCTTAAGGCCTGTCAAC ATAATGGAAAATGAAGGGGAATTTTTGGATTTGAAGCTGGTCAGAGACAGATATGCCTACAGTATGGAAGCAACTTGTCCAAAAG tgaaCGCATCCACGGCAGACAAGACTGTGCTGCACATCCTCAAACGCCGAATGGGTTTGACCAGAAGAGGCACCTATCACAATGAAACACTGACACTCAGTGACCTGTCAGTTAACCAGACAGTTACTTTCACAGTGCATGAGACGAGTGAATTTGTAACTCTGTCCATTCCCACAGCCAGAATACTCCAGACAAAG CCCTGCACAGATGACAACCGGCTCCTGCAGCCGTTCTACAGGGTGGATGCTGTGCTCACCTTCAGAGAGACAAATCACAAAATGCACTGGACCATGGAGAGCACGCTGCCATGCATAG